From one Pedobacter faecalis genomic stretch:
- a CDS encoding glycoside hydrolase family 43 protein, producing the protein MTLKNIKFSAASAFIALALFSCGLKKQDTGNSATTAPVPLVNPALPGDNPDPSIIRVGKVYYATSTTNEWAPYFTIYKSTNLRDWKLVNHVFPGGFKDMKDQWGENNFWASELAYDAKQNRIYAYYTAHNRKVNGNPGLQCGIAWIDADEIETGKFTDNGPVIIEDDCGAIDAFEFQDNGKIYAFWKNDGNGCGKESWIWVQEINESRTKLLGTKRKVYTNSQPWETALVEGACFFRLGEYVYSLYAVGGCCDANCNYKTGIARTRNLAEGKWEKYEKNPVMVSNDRWRCPGHGTVVQSADNRLFMLYHAFNKEYDVFVGREGIIEELKMGADGWPVLHNATVANRPKQELDFYNDFRKDNQLSLVWQWPSKLQKPQMSFDKGLHLTAGNDNHELGTFLGQYIKTVNFDITAEVEVTGATAGVCLGGAIFESKWPGELGGIGIAASKQGFVVFNNLNKKYEVLKQSNESLSGTIDLKMQISNNGKFIDFFYKNQESDWVKLYSTDFNASRYAPWGMGYRAGIVAKGTGEQAIFRHFGLKNN; encoded by the coding sequence ATGACTTTGAAAAACATTAAATTCTCCGCTGCATCGGCATTTATTGCCCTGGCGTTATTTTCATGCGGACTAAAAAAGCAGGATACGGGCAATTCAGCGACAACTGCGCCTGTACCACTGGTAAATCCTGCGCTCCCTGGAGATAACCCTGACCCTTCCATCATACGGGTAGGGAAGGTATACTACGCTACCTCTACTACCAACGAGTGGGCGCCCTATTTTACCATATATAAATCCACCAATTTGCGCGATTGGAAGCTGGTAAACCATGTATTCCCGGGAGGTTTCAAGGACATGAAAGACCAATGGGGCGAGAATAACTTCTGGGCTTCAGAGCTCGCCTACGATGCCAAACAAAACCGGATTTATGCGTATTATACCGCGCACAACAGGAAAGTAAATGGCAACCCGGGTTTGCAATGCGGTATTGCCTGGATAGATGCCGATGAGATCGAGACTGGCAAGTTTACCGACAACGGTCCGGTGATCATTGAGGACGACTGTGGAGCAATCGATGCCTTCGAGTTTCAGGATAACGGTAAAATATACGCGTTCTGGAAGAACGACGGTAACGGATGCGGCAAGGAAAGCTGGATATGGGTGCAGGAAATCAACGAAAGCCGCACAAAGTTGCTCGGTACCAAACGCAAAGTTTACACCAACAGCCAGCCCTGGGAAACAGCCCTGGTAGAAGGCGCCTGCTTTTTCAGGTTAGGCGAATACGTGTACAGCTTGTACGCTGTCGGCGGATGTTGCGATGCCAATTGCAATTACAAAACGGGTATTGCACGCACACGCAACCTGGCCGAAGGTAAATGGGAGAAGTACGAAAAGAACCCGGTGATGGTGAGCAACGACCGCTGGAGATGCCCTGGTCATGGTACCGTAGTACAATCGGCCGACAACCGTTTGTTTATGCTTTACCACGCCTTTAACAAAGAATACGATGTGTTTGTTGGTCGCGAAGGTATCATTGAAGAACTCAAAATGGGTGCCGATGGCTGGCCGGTGCTGCACAATGCCACTGTGGCCAACCGGCCTAAGCAAGAACTCGATTTCTATAACGACTTCCGTAAAGACAATCAGTTAAGCCTGGTTTGGCAATGGCCATCCAAACTGCAGAAACCGCAGATGAGTTTCGATAAAGGGCTTCACCTGACTGCAGGCAACGACAATCACGAGCTGGGCACATTCCTTGGACAGTACATCAAGACCGTTAACTTCGACATTACGGCGGAGGTGGAAGTAACCGGAGCTACAGCCGGTGTGTGCCTTGGCGGTGCTATCTTTGAAAGCAAATGGCCCGGAGAACTCGGCGGCATCGGCATCGCTGCCTCCAAGCAAGGGTTTGTTGTGTTCAATAACCTGAACAAAAAGTATGAGGTCCTGAAGCAAAGCAACGAGTCATTGTCGGGCACCATTGATTTGAAAATGCAGATCAGCAACAACGGCAAGTTCATCGATTTCTTCTATAAAAATCAAGAATCTGACTGGGTTAAGCTGTATTCAACTGATTTCAATGCTTCCAGGTATGCGCCATGGGGCATGGGCTATCGCGCAGGCATCGTAGCTAAAGGTACAGGTGAGCAGGCTATCTTCAGGCACTTCGGATTAAAGAACAATTAG
- a CDS encoding arabinan endo-1,5-alpha-L-arabinosidase: MKLVLLTMLLSFSMSLYAQQPTGTPQSRGRFKLGDVTTDPGVRDPCMAKEGDTYYVYFTGGGIQVWSSKDMKTWEKRPSVFSEAPQWVAQRLPGFKGLGFWAPDLSFHNGKWYLYYATSIFGKNTSVIGMATNKTLDPTSKDYKWVDEGMVVQSVTGRDDWNAIDPNLTVDENGTPWLSFGSHWNGLKLVKLGSDFKTPAEPQIWHTIAARPRDFKYTDEEVGNGAVEAPFIFKKGKYYYLFVSWDACCAGANSTYNIRVGRSEKITGPYLDREGKSMAKNGGTLVLGGDTGPDRKVYARGHNSAYTFDGIDYMAFHSYTDSYERLGIEKLFWEDGWPVVQKKH; this comes from the coding sequence ATGAAGCTTGTTTTATTAACCATGCTGCTGTCCTTCAGCATGTCGCTCTATGCGCAACAACCCACCGGAACCCCACAAAGCAGGGGCAGATTTAAGCTGGGTGATGTGACTACCGATCCGGGTGTAAGGGATCCCTGTATGGCCAAAGAAGGCGATACCTATTATGTGTATTTCACAGGGGGAGGCATACAGGTATGGTCGTCTAAAGACATGAAGACCTGGGAAAAACGTCCGTCAGTGTTTAGCGAAGCACCCCAATGGGTGGCGCAGCGATTACCCGGTTTTAAAGGCCTTGGTTTCTGGGCGCCCGATCTGAGCTTTCATAACGGCAAATGGTACCTGTATTATGCCACATCTATTTTCGGTAAAAATACCTCGGTCATTGGGATGGCGACCAATAAAACGCTTGATCCGACTTCTAAGGATTATAAATGGGTAGATGAGGGCATGGTTGTTCAGTCAGTCACCGGCCGCGACGACTGGAACGCGATCGATCCAAACCTTACTGTAGATGAGAACGGTACGCCATGGTTAAGCTTTGGCTCACACTGGAATGGCCTCAAGCTTGTTAAACTCGGGAGTGATTTTAAGACACCTGCCGAGCCGCAGATCTGGCATACCATAGCAGCTCGGCCGCGCGACTTTAAATATACTGACGAGGAGGTGGGCAACGGGGCAGTGGAAGCGCCTTTCATTTTTAAGAAAGGAAAATACTATTACCTGTTCGTGTCCTGGGATGCCTGTTGCGCAGGTGCAAACAGCACTTACAATATCCGGGTCGGCCGTTCCGAAAAGATCACAGGCCCGTATCTCGACCGGGAAGGCAAGAGCATGGCCAAGAATGGTGGTACGCTGGTGCTGGGCGGCGATACTGGTCCCGACCGCAAAGTATACGCAAGAGGACACAATTCTGCCTACACTTTTGACGGGATCGATTACATGGCATTCCACAGCTATACCGACAGCTATGAGCGTCTCGGCATCGAGAAGCTATTCTGGGAAGACGGATGGCCGGTAGTTCAGAAAAAGCATTAG
- a CDS encoding TetR/AcrR family transcriptional regulator translates to MTMSKAAATKQAILAKSLELIYRKGYHGTSIDDIIKTTNVTKGAFFYHFKSKEEMGLAIINEIFYPQVMDGLGRPLSQGEDVTEGIYKMLHTLLFDDSVFRVEYGCPVVNLVEEMSPVSEAFRKALGRLMQRVAEALESALLGAQKNGQIRADVDTKGVATFILTGYSGVRNLGKVLGRTAYTGFLKEMKTYLSRLK, encoded by the coding sequence ATGACCATGTCGAAAGCTGCGGCCACAAAACAAGCGATCTTAGCGAAGTCCCTGGAACTCATTTACCGGAAGGGGTATCATGGCACCAGCATTGACGATATCATTAAGACGACCAATGTAACTAAGGGCGCCTTCTTTTATCATTTCAAATCGAAAGAAGAAATGGGCCTGGCCATCATCAACGAGATCTTCTACCCGCAGGTAATGGATGGACTCGGAAGGCCGCTGAGCCAGGGTGAAGATGTCACTGAGGGGATATATAAGATGCTGCATACATTGCTGTTCGACGATTCTGTTTTCAGGGTGGAATACGGTTGCCCTGTGGTAAATCTCGTTGAGGAAATGTCGCCAGTAAGCGAAGCATTCAGAAAGGCCTTAGGCCGACTGATGCAGCGGGTTGCGGAGGCTCTGGAATCTGCGCTCCTTGGGGCGCAGAAGAATGGTCAGATCAGGGCTGATGTGGATACCAAGGGGGTGGCGACTTTCATTCTAACCGGTTACAGTGGTGTCAGAAACCTGGGGAAGGTTTTGGGAAGAACTGCCTATACGGGTTTCCTGAAAGAAATGAAAACGTATTTATCTCGATTAAAATAA
- a CDS encoding DUF3817 domain-containing protein — protein sequence MINFLKTPIGRLRLIGYLEGISLLVLVFVAVPLKYFFDYPDLVRALGPIHGALFLLFLYSAISVGIEEKWRFRETTWKVLLACLIPFGTFYIDRFILGKYRSLKT from the coding sequence ATGATCAATTTTCTTAAAACCCCAATTGGCCGGCTTCGCCTGATCGGATACCTGGAAGGCATTTCACTCCTCGTCCTGGTGTTCGTTGCGGTTCCGCTGAAATATTTTTTCGACTACCCGGACCTGGTGAGGGCACTCGGTCCGATACACGGGGCGCTGTTTCTGCTTTTCCTGTATTCTGCCATTAGCGTGGGTATAGAAGAAAAATGGCGTTTTAGAGAAACGACCTGGAAGGTGCTGCTGGCATGCCTGATACCTTTTGGAACTTTTTATATAGATAGATTTATCCTCGGGAAGTACCGGTCTCTTAAAACCTGA
- a CDS encoding DinB family protein, whose translation MTKADITAIHPIHEWQQGYIRFADDVPVSEVLQRHRSIFRADDLVKLKQLGDQVYAPGKWTAKDILQHLIDTEHILSYRALRIARNDQTALPGFDEENFAIHTNASQRTIEDLLHEVDLVRQSTIALFSSFDEPMLRRTGLCSNIINSTLALAYIIAGHPLHHVQVLRDRYFPRINLSI comes from the coding sequence ATGACAAAAGCAGACATCACAGCAATTCACCCGATACATGAATGGCAGCAAGGATATATCCGGTTCGCAGACGACGTGCCGGTATCGGAAGTGTTGCAGAGGCACCGGAGTATATTCCGCGCAGATGACCTGGTGAAGCTGAAACAGTTGGGCGACCAGGTCTATGCGCCTGGAAAGTGGACGGCAAAAGATATCCTTCAGCACCTGATCGATACTGAACACATACTAAGTTACCGGGCGCTTCGCATTGCCCGTAACGATCAGACGGCTTTGCCTGGCTTTGATGAAGAGAACTTTGCTATACACACCAATGCCAGTCAGCGTACTATCGAGGATCTGCTGCATGAAGTTGACTTGGTAAGACAAAGTACCATAGCCCTCTTCAGCAGCTTCGACGAACCCATGTTGCGTCGTACAGGCCTGTGCAGCAATATCATTAATTCGACCCTTGCGCTGGCTTACATTATCGCCGGCCACCCGCTTCACCACGTTCAGGTTTTAAGAGACCGGTACTTCCCGAGGATAAATCTATCTATATAA
- a CDS encoding DinB family protein, with translation MYRNIHDFLENWKYETESTLKLLNHITEETRATLVHEHVRSLERLAWHLTQTITEMGHKAGLFAEDPLEHLPVPGSFTDLISVYADYAAQIAKAIPLKWTDSVLAEKVNMYGDEWTKGTVLHILITHQSHHRGQMTVIMRILGLPVPGLYGPSKEEWAEIGMTAPE, from the coding sequence ATGTACCGAAATATTCACGATTTTCTGGAGAACTGGAAATACGAAACTGAAAGCACGCTTAAATTACTTAACCACATTACTGAGGAAACCCGTGCAACACTAGTCCATGAACACGTTCGTTCATTAGAACGCCTTGCCTGGCACTTAACCCAAACGATTACCGAAATGGGGCATAAAGCGGGTTTATTTGCTGAAGATCCGTTGGAGCATTTGCCCGTGCCAGGGAGCTTTACCGACCTGATTTCGGTCTACGCAGACTACGCGGCTCAGATCGCCAAGGCCATACCTCTAAAGTGGACAGATTCTGTCCTCGCCGAGAAGGTAAATATGTATGGCGACGAATGGACTAAAGGAACCGTTCTGCATATTTTGATTACGCATCAGTCTCATCATCGCGGACAAATGACAGTTATTATGCGAATACTTGGTTTACCGGTTCCTGGTTTATACGGCCCGTCAAAAGAAGAATGGGCAGAGATTGGAATGACTGCTCCTGAGTAG
- a CDS encoding cellulase family glycosylhydrolase — protein MNYLFKTTVPLLCALLLFMQSCSTVKSSEAQNVKWTKEKASAWYDKQPWLVGANFVPSTAVNQLEMWQAESFDTVTINRELGWAKSIGMNTARVYLHDLLYLQDPSGFLKRMDTFLDIAAKHQIRPVLVFFDSCWDPFPKLGKQAPPKPFTHNPGWVQSPGQLALKDSTQYPRLEKYVKAVLTRFKNDQRILAWDLWNEPENMTGPSYEKVEIPNKVELIIPLLAKTFAWARSVAPSQPLTSGVWAGDWSEESKLKPIEALQLEQSDIITFHNYGNPDEFEMRIKWLQRYERPIICTEYMARPNGSTFAGFLPIAKKHNVGMINWGFVNGKSQTIYPWDSWTKTYTAEPPLWFHDIFHTDGTPYKKEEVDFIRKITSK, from the coding sequence ATGAATTATCTATTTAAAACTACTGTTCCATTGCTATGTGCGCTATTGCTTTTCATGCAGAGCTGTTCTACCGTGAAATCATCTGAAGCACAAAATGTAAAATGGACAAAAGAGAAGGCTAGTGCCTGGTACGACAAGCAGCCCTGGCTTGTAGGCGCCAACTTCGTTCCAAGCACGGCGGTAAACCAGTTAGAAATGTGGCAGGCAGAGTCCTTTGACACCGTAACTATCAACAGGGAGCTTGGCTGGGCTAAATCAATTGGTATGAATACCGCTCGCGTTTATCTTCATGATTTGCTGTATCTGCAAGATCCTTCAGGCTTTTTAAAGCGCATGGATACCTTTCTGGATATAGCTGCGAAACATCAAATCAGGCCGGTGCTTGTATTTTTCGATTCCTGCTGGGATCCTTTTCCTAAGTTGGGAAAGCAGGCTCCACCCAAACCATTTACCCATAACCCTGGCTGGGTTCAGAGTCCAGGTCAGCTAGCGCTTAAAGATTCAACCCAATACCCAAGGCTAGAAAAGTATGTTAAAGCAGTCCTTACACGCTTTAAAAATGACCAGCGTATTCTAGCCTGGGATTTGTGGAACGAACCTGAGAACATGACGGGACCTTCGTACGAAAAGGTTGAAATTCCAAACAAAGTAGAGTTGATCATCCCTTTGCTTGCCAAGACCTTTGCCTGGGCGCGGTCGGTGGCGCCATCTCAGCCACTTACTTCAGGTGTATGGGCAGGCGATTGGTCGGAGGAAAGCAAGCTCAAACCCATTGAAGCGTTGCAGCTTGAACAGTCAGACATCATAACCTTCCACAACTATGGCAATCCGGATGAATTCGAAATGCGCATCAAATGGTTGCAGAGATATGAGCGTCCCATTATCTGTACCGAATACATGGCACGTCCCAACGGCAGTACTTTCGCAGGCTTTTTGCCCATCGCAAAAAAGCACAATGTTGGCATGATCAACTGGGGCTTCGTAAACGGAAAAAGCCAGACCATTTATCCATGGGACAGTTGGACAAAAACTTACACCGCGGAGCCACCGCTTTGGTTTCATGATATCTTCCATACGGACGGCACACCTTATAAAAAGGAGGAGGTCGATTTTATCCGTAAAATTACCAGCAAATAG
- a CDS encoding sialidase family protein, which translates to MRYEIKPKSLAATVFILLAAFCCTKSQHPKIEQPAEKKGKRIEWEQSTLSRISSPTANANYSGYCRIAQLSDGSLLAVYEADGSIVSVRSGDAGKSWSDATVVAARKDGSNMSVPDLLVLNNNHILVFYNGRPYNISPSRKFSILARKSNDGGASWSSEQLLYEAGHEFKNGCWEPSAIQLPDGEIQVYFANEGPYTDSDEQNISMLRSADHGDSWTTSPEVVSFRPGRRDGMPVPLMLRNGAGIAVAIEDNAVNTFKPYIIKNRANGTWASPVGAVSPNRIYALADRIADDLYAGAPYLRQLSTGETIMSYQGTEGRTNNMNFADMKVVIGDANAENFTHKSVPFLIPANKSCLWNSLVILNDDTIIAVASTNAYSSKTEVWMIKGRLINHNK; encoded by the coding sequence ATGCGCTATGAGATTAAGCCAAAAAGCCTGGCTGCAACTGTTTTTATTCTATTGGCGGCATTTTGCTGCACTAAAAGTCAGCATCCTAAAATAGAGCAGCCAGCCGAAAAGAAAGGCAAACGCATTGAATGGGAGCAATCTACGCTCAGCAGAATTTCCTCGCCTACTGCCAATGCGAATTATTCAGGTTATTGCAGGATAGCACAGTTATCCGATGGTTCTCTTCTGGCCGTTTACGAAGCTGATGGAAGTATTGTAAGCGTCAGGAGCGGAGATGCCGGCAAAAGCTGGTCAGATGCAACGGTTGTCGCCGCCCGAAAAGATGGTTCCAACATGTCGGTACCAGATCTGTTGGTTCTTAACAACAATCATATTCTGGTGTTTTATAACGGCCGGCCCTATAATATTTCCCCCTCTCGGAAGTTTAGTATCCTGGCCAGGAAGAGTAATGATGGCGGAGCCAGCTGGAGCAGCGAACAACTTCTGTATGAGGCAGGACATGAGTTTAAGAACGGGTGCTGGGAGCCCTCCGCAATTCAACTTCCTGATGGGGAAATACAGGTATATTTTGCTAATGAAGGGCCTTATACCGACTCAGACGAGCAGAACATCTCCATGCTCCGCTCCGCAGATCATGGCGACAGTTGGACTACCAGTCCGGAGGTTGTTAGTTTTCGTCCAGGGAGGAGAGACGGTATGCCGGTTCCTTTGATGCTTCGCAACGGTGCCGGAATTGCGGTAGCTATCGAAGACAATGCTGTAAATACCTTTAAACCTTACATCATCAAAAACAGGGCTAACGGTACATGGGCAAGTCCGGTCGGGGCAGTCAGCCCCAACCGAATTTATGCTTTAGCTGATAGAATTGCAGATGATCTATACGCCGGAGCACCGTATCTGCGGCAGCTGAGTACCGGAGAGACCATCATGTCCTATCAAGGTACGGAAGGACGGACCAACAACATGAATTTTGCCGACATGAAGGTGGTTATCGGAGATGCTAATGCGGAAAACTTTACGCACAAATCCGTGCCATTTCTTATACCTGCGAATAAATCCTGTCTGTGGAACAGTCTCGTCATACTTAATGACGATACCATTATAGCTGTGGCGAGCACAAATGCCTACTCCAGCAAAACAGAGGTGTGGATGATTAAGGGCAGGCTAATTAATCACAACAAATGA